In Sulfuracidifex metallicus DSM 6482 = JCM 9184, a single window of DNA contains:
- a CDS encoding amidohydrolase family protein → MEISRRLTLNVDFSLVGTELDWREQLNIEVEEGIITHVGNGYVGNAKHLRGLLMPSLVNSHVHSGDFLILEDGYNLNIREAVGDPESFKYSVINSTQYDLKKSIEMFLSLSYDIGVKTVVDFREQGIKGSMNAKEVKEKSSKLNYIILGRLEEDEFSDVSLKKLKDIADGYGLPSPSVKYNYSSIRNYFQLRASHFAETLSHWLKYNLEEFLNLYSPSFIVHGSWLGDDELRVLAESKIPLVICPRSNMWFSVGIPKVDSIIESEVDLFLGSDNAAWISPNLWRDLELALLISRIRKPGSDYSREILMGATTKPSDFFGIKNTVKEGTPLWMLNLIDVENSAIKRAKNKYIAILKRGGDYIVKLQELSKP, encoded by the coding sequence ATGGAAATTAGTAGACGTTTAACCCTCAACGTTGACTTTTCATTAGTAGGTACCGAGCTAGATTGGAGAGAGCAACTTAACATTGAAGTAGAGGAAGGCATAATCACTCACGTTGGAAACGGTTATGTAGGTAATGCTAAGCATTTGAGGGGACTTCTTATGCCCTCCCTTGTTAATTCTCACGTTCATTCAGGGGATTTCCTCATTTTGGAAGACGGGTATAATCTCAATATAAGGGAAGCCGTGGGAGATCCAGAAAGCTTCAAATATAGTGTCATAAACTCCACTCAATACGACTTAAAGAAGTCAATAGAGATGTTCCTTTCTTTGTCCTACGATATAGGAGTTAAAACCGTAGTAGACTTCAGGGAGCAGGGAATTAAGGGAAGCATGAATGCTAAGGAAGTAAAAGAGAAAAGTTCCAAACTTAACTACATAATTCTTGGCAGGCTAGAGGAGGACGAGTTCTCAGACGTGTCGTTGAAGAAACTGAAGGACATTGCTGACGGATACGGTCTTCCTAGTCCTTCGGTAAAGTACAATTACTCGTCAATTAGGAATTACTTCCAGTTGAGAGCTTCTCATTTCGCCGAGACTTTATCACATTGGTTAAAATACAATTTAGAGGAATTCTTGAACTTATATTCACCTTCATTTATAGTTCATGGATCTTGGCTTGGAGATGACGAACTGAGGGTATTAGCCGAGAGCAAAATTCCATTGGTGATATGCCCAAGAAGCAACATGTGGTTCTCGGTTGGGATCCCAAAGGTTGATTCTATCATAGAATCCGAAGTAGATCTCTTCTTGGGTAGCGATAATGCAGCTTGGATTAGCCCAAATCTATGGAGGGACTTAGAGCTAGCCTTGCTAATATCTAGAATTAGGAAGCCTGGTTCGGATTACTCAAGGGAAATTTTGATGGGAGCAACTACCAAACCTTCAGACTTCTTTGGAATAAAGAATACCGTAAAGGAAGGTACTCCTTTATGGATGCTAAATTTAATTGACGTAGAAAACTCGGCTATAAAAAGAGCAAAAAATAAATATATTGCAATTTTAAAAAGAGGAGGAGATTATATTGTTAAACTACAGGAGCTATCCAAACCGTGA
- a CDS encoding DNA polymerase sliding clamp yields MTFSFVYPSAKDFSSFVSALSKVTDNFVLNITEEGVNGRYVEPDTKSMMIILDIPKTYFSLFEVEKPLSVELNLSSLKKVLLKAKSKTATVEVAETDSGIRITVRDQKVGTKSNIYLASNKGDVNLGAEPKVEHTVKFSLESKVVERIAGDSSVIGEEVTVKGEGEEVMFYTSEEGKEYTAILRKDKPLKYLEVNDIAESKFRIELIKEGIDVVSQFSDVEVNIGSNIPMKLRSEADAGGQFTVWIAPVV; encoded by the coding sequence GTGACATTCTCCTTCGTTTATCCCAGCGCAAAGGATTTCAGCAGTTTTGTCTCTGCGCTATCAAAGGTAACTGACAACTTTGTGTTGAACATAACTGAAGAAGGAGTAAATGGCAGATATGTAGAACCAGATACTAAATCAATGATGATAATACTAGATATTCCTAAAACGTATTTCTCATTATTTGAAGTAGAAAAACCACTATCTGTTGAGTTAAACCTAAGCTCCTTGAAGAAAGTTCTCCTCAAAGCTAAAAGTAAGACAGCTACGGTAGAGGTAGCTGAAACGGATTCTGGAATAAGAATAACTGTAAGGGATCAAAAAGTAGGTACTAAGAGCAACATCTATTTAGCCTCCAATAAAGGGGACGTCAATCTTGGAGCCGAGCCGAAAGTGGAACATACTGTCAAGTTCTCTCTTGAATCTAAAGTCGTAGAAAGAATTGCAGGAGATTCGTCAGTCATAGGCGAGGAAGTAACGGTAAAAGGAGAAGGAGAGGAAGTGATGTTTTATACTTCTGAGGAGGGGAAGGAATACACTGCAATCCTTAGGAAGGACAAGCCCCTCAAATACCTAGAAGTGAATGATATTGCTGAATCCAAGTTTAGGATAGAGTTAATAAAGGAAGGAATAGACGTAGTATCCCAATTCTCAGATGTTGAAGTTAACATAGGCTCTAACATACCTATGAAATTAAGAAGCGAAGCTGACGCAGGAGGACAATTCACGGTTTGGATAGCTCCTGTAGTTTAA
- a CDS encoding RNA polymerase Rpo13, translating into MSEGEVDEKRDMHEDDETEHEIEREDDDLPFLSIQDIEILMRNTEIWDKLLQGKINIDEARREFEVNGRVFDGIEDRKKAKKQASRKKATRKRATKKAKNEESEEEAKEVEPKEDHEVEEG; encoded by the coding sequence ATGTCAGAGGGAGAGGTTGACGAAAAAAGGGACATGCATGAGGACGATGAAACTGAACACGAAATAGAACGTGAGGACGATGATCTTCCATTTCTTTCAATTCAAGATATTGAAATTCTCATGAGAAATACTGAAATATGGGATAAGCTGTTACAGGGGAAAATAAACATAGACGAGGCTAGGAGAGAGTTTGAAGTGAACGGTAGGGTTTTCGACGGAATAGAGGATAGAAAGAAAGCTAAGAAACAAGCATCAAGAAAGAAGGCAACTAGGAAGAGAGCTACCAAAAAGGCCAAGAATGAGGAAAGCGAGGAGGAAGCTAAAGAAGTCGAACCTAAGGAAGACCATGAGGTAGAAGAGGGGTGA
- a CDS encoding DUF87 domain-containing protein: MLEERHVVFVAILISESIALTAIPDFFRGVQGITSYFFFFFVVLFLDAFSSVIVFYSPLTSLIYFLGVYSSFSIIGINLIDPIDLSVYLFGFSSASFILFISRRNFSDFLINMLSKHNVSKPTKGNLLILLFLTIIGYLVFFLLGFPFLAFGCVADFLAMVFSQKRIYPLIFMSWLSLPLALFSITSTSGSGINIGKVTKVLLKSSTSFRFRGNSYTWIKANQEFKVNLKESKNYNSVIVGSSGSGKSFLVKWIIRQLNVSFTIFDLHGEYPSEGAKKIDMSKVSVNPLSLNNTSPKKRSLEVAYMIKSIFNLGNLQTIDMFNLISETYFESGIEEEDPRTWNQKPPTFRDVLLYLERKKKLSTSTQDINRLSSLEPYLLFLSTEVFSRDSVNLEEIFEGNFVLDFSSVSANEIKYIMIETILRNLRDYMLRRGQSDFWKVFVLDEAPFVLSKETGRDIVERIFAEGRKFGIGMIVVSQSVEYVKKLMNNSASFFIFQLSEPNEVDYIVRFLAGDSEAYTLIHDTALSLQTGEFLTRSNRGDIFLVRIDVE, from the coding sequence ATGTTGGAAGAGAGACACGTAGTGTTTGTTGCAATCCTAATTTCTGAATCTATCGCACTTACTGCGATCCCAGACTTCTTTCGCGGAGTGCAAGGAATAACTTCTTACTTCTTTTTCTTTTTCGTAGTTCTATTCCTTGACGCATTCTCTTCAGTGATAGTCTTCTACTCTCCATTAACATCGCTCATATATTTCTTGGGAGTTTATTCCTCATTTTCAATTATAGGAATAAATCTAATAGACCCCATAGACTTGAGCGTCTACCTATTTGGATTTTCTTCTGCTTCATTTATCCTATTTATTTCAAGGAGAAACTTTTCAGACTTTCTAATAAACATGTTATCTAAGCATAACGTATCTAAACCTACTAAAGGAAATTTGTTAATTCTTCTTTTTCTTACAATAATTGGATATTTGGTCTTCTTTTTATTGGGCTTTCCGTTTCTAGCCTTTGGCTGCGTAGCGGATTTCTTAGCTATGGTCTTCTCTCAGAAAAGAATATATCCCCTGATTTTCATGAGTTGGCTATCTCTTCCTTTGGCTCTATTCTCCATAACATCCACTAGCGGATCCGGAATTAATATAGGTAAAGTGACAAAAGTGCTATTAAAATCGTCTACTAGTTTTAGATTTAGGGGAAATTCATATACTTGGATTAAGGCAAATCAGGAGTTCAAAGTTAACTTAAAGGAAAGCAAAAACTATAATTCAGTAATAGTTGGCTCAAGCGGTTCCGGTAAATCTTTCCTAGTTAAATGGATCATAAGACAACTTAACGTTTCGTTTACAATATTCGACCTTCATGGCGAGTACCCTAGTGAAGGGGCAAAGAAAATAGATATGTCAAAGGTATCAGTTAATCCATTGTCCTTAAACAACACGTCCCCAAAGAAGAGATCTTTAGAAGTAGCTTACATGATCAAATCGATCTTCAATTTGGGTAATCTTCAGACTATTGACATGTTTAACCTTATTTCTGAAACTTACTTCGAAAGCGGTATTGAAGAGGAAGATCCTAGAACTTGGAACCAGAAACCGCCAACGTTTAGGGACGTGTTACTCTATTTAGAAAGGAAAAAGAAATTGTCCACGTCCACTCAAGACATTAACAGACTGTCCTCCCTTGAACCGTATCTGCTTTTTCTCTCAACTGAGGTATTCTCCAGGGACAGCGTAAACCTAGAAGAAATATTTGAGGGAAACTTCGTGCTAGACTTCTCTAGCGTTTCAGCCAACGAAATAAAGTATATAATGATAGAGACAATACTGAGGAATTTAAGGGACTATATGCTTAGAAGAGGACAATCCGACTTTTGGAAAGTTTTTGTGCTAGACGAAGCTCCATTCGTCCTATCAAAGGAAACTGGAAGGGACATTGTAGAGAGGATATTCGCAGAGGGAAGAAAGTTCGGAATTGGTATGATAGTTGTTTCCCAGTCCGTTGAATATGTAAAAAAATTGATGAATAACTCAGCGTCTTTCTTCATTTTCCAGCTATCTGAACCCAATGAGGTTGACTATATAGTAAGGTTTTTAGCCGGAGATTCGGAAGCTTATACGTTAATACATGATACAGCTTTATCTCTCCAGACAGGAGAGTTTTTAACGAGAAGTAACAGAGGAGATATCTTTTTAGTCAGAATAGATGTTGAGTAA
- a CDS encoding DEAD/DEAH box helicase: protein MLSEAQDFISRIKSIGYSELTPIQKIAIPLVEKGNDVLITAPTGFGKTEAAVLPVFYSIYLNRPMKVSCLYITPLRSLNRDVEDRLKRIGSALGIKVGVKHGDTTEKQRKDIINDPPDLLITTPESAQYFLINKKMRELMRNLRWIIIDELQEMLDEKRGVDLSVTLERLKRLVGRRLQLIGISATVGDVDMARKYLNVSGNVKVAKVDLTKNMDVTIEIPEVTEEDLKIAKSHSISPEVASRIRKLKEIATENKPLLVFTNTREMTEFLANSMSNVFQMKVVAHHGSLSRELRVTVEKDFRNSNVDAVIATSSLELGIDIGSVKLVVQYMSPRESLRLIQRIGRSNHHLSGISKGIVMPGNDLYDVLECNAIVRLAKQGYVEKPLVEYTPLDVMAHQIAGMVLEGYDNVNEIEKVLRGSLYFKDMKREELEEVIELLQGARIIKRKDDGKLGVSWRIWRYYYGTNMIPDSIRSFSVIDSLTGTKLGTLNEDFVSTLEDDSLFILGGRLWKVVTIEQDKVLVERGQLKKGVLPSWFGESIPVERETAMWVYDRINEMFKGNIKDDVVLPQESKALIREYKERGYPEVKRDTVLVEIINHDLIILHSPLGNRGNNTLGALFSVLLNGIKMARSSFRADSYHVALSSMVPIFSEDVRKVKDEMLSLSYEQLLGILERGIRDSPQFRWKLLVEVKRFGVIDPKSDVDVSSTILKAYADTLVGREAVRELLVKNYDEQAISILKTLNWEIVEVPSPSPLASQFLNRLMAFQSWEDNSPFIMGVMKERLLEKEFNLVCLVCGWSDKVKVKYSPSKCPKCGSVFIGASETSETDSIKAVRKALKGYNLDKNEKKLLENVKKVASFFSSYGRNALIALATPGVGPSNIGRALIKLGEGEEQFYTALLEEERRFLKNRKFWQ from the coding sequence ATGTTGAGTGAGGCACAAGACTTCATATCAAGGATAAAGTCAATAGGATACAGCGAACTAACTCCTATTCAAAAGATTGCAATTCCTTTAGTGGAAAAAGGAAATGACGTTCTAATCACTGCACCTACGGGCTTCGGTAAGACGGAAGCAGCAGTTTTGCCAGTCTTTTACTCAATTTACCTTAATCGTCCCATGAAAGTTTCATGTCTTTATATAACACCTTTGCGTTCACTAAATCGCGATGTAGAGGATAGACTCAAGAGAATAGGCTCCGCTTTAGGAATTAAGGTGGGAGTGAAACACGGAGATACCACAGAGAAACAAAGGAAGGATATAATCAATGATCCACCAGACCTTCTGATAACGACACCGGAGTCGGCTCAGTATTTTCTGATCAATAAGAAGATGAGGGAACTCATGAGGAATTTGAGGTGGATAATTATAGACGAGCTTCAGGAAATGCTTGACGAGAAGAGGGGTGTAGATCTATCGGTCACGCTAGAGCGACTTAAGAGGCTTGTAGGAAGGAGGTTGCAATTAATAGGAATATCAGCGACAGTCGGAGACGTGGATATGGCAAGGAAGTATCTTAACGTTTCAGGCAATGTCAAGGTAGCTAAGGTAGATCTCACTAAAAACATGGATGTGACAATAGAGATTCCAGAAGTTACTGAGGAAGATCTTAAGATAGCTAAGTCTCACTCAATATCACCTGAGGTTGCATCAAGGATTAGGAAACTTAAGGAAATAGCAACTGAAAACAAACCGCTCCTTGTATTTACTAACACAAGGGAAATGACGGAGTTCCTAGCAAATTCCATGTCTAATGTTTTTCAAATGAAAGTAGTTGCACATCACGGTTCTCTATCTAGGGAATTAAGGGTAACTGTGGAGAAGGACTTTAGAAACTCTAACGTTGACGCTGTAATAGCAACGTCTAGCTTAGAGCTTGGAATAGACATAGGTTCTGTGAAGCTGGTTGTGCAATACATGTCTCCAAGGGAGAGCCTAAGGTTAATTCAAAGGATAGGCAGAAGCAACCATCACTTATCAGGCATATCCAAGGGCATAGTAATGCCTGGAAATGATCTTTATGATGTGTTGGAATGTAACGCTATAGTAAGGTTAGCCAAACAAGGTTATGTGGAGAAACCTCTGGTTGAGTATACACCTTTAGACGTGATGGCTCATCAGATTGCTGGTATGGTATTAGAAGGATATGATAACGTAAATGAGATAGAGAAGGTTCTAAGAGGATCGCTATACTTCAAGGACATGAAGAGGGAAGAGCTTGAGGAAGTAATAGAACTTCTTCAAGGTGCAAGGATTATTAAGAGGAAAGATGACGGAAAGTTAGGTGTATCTTGGAGAATTTGGAGATATTATTATGGAACTAACATGATTCCTGACTCAATTAGGAGCTTTTCTGTAATTGATTCACTAACTGGCACGAAGCTGGGTACACTTAATGAAGATTTTGTATCCACTCTTGAGGACGACAGTTTATTTATCCTTGGAGGCAGACTCTGGAAGGTCGTTACTATAGAGCAGGATAAGGTGTTGGTGGAAAGGGGGCAGTTAAAGAAAGGGGTTCTGCCTAGCTGGTTCGGTGAATCCATACCGGTGGAGAGGGAAACTGCGATGTGGGTGTACGACAGGATAAACGAAATGTTCAAAGGTAACATTAAAGACGACGTAGTTCTACCTCAAGAGAGTAAAGCACTTATACGGGAATACAAGGAAAGAGGATACCCTGAAGTCAAAAGGGACACCGTCTTAGTAGAAATTATTAATCACGATTTAATTATATTGCATTCTCCTCTAGGTAATAGGGGAAACAACACTTTAGGTGCATTATTTTCAGTGCTATTAAATGGTATAAAGATGGCCAGATCCTCCTTCAGGGCGGATTCCTACCACGTAGCTTTGTCATCCATGGTTCCAATATTCTCCGAGGATGTAAGAAAGGTAAAAGACGAGATGCTGTCCTTGTCCTATGAACAACTTTTAGGAATACTTGAAAGAGGTATAAGGGACAGTCCTCAGTTTAGATGGAAGTTGTTAGTGGAAGTCAAGAGGTTCGGAGTGATTGATCCTAAATCTGACGTCGATGTATCAAGCACAATACTTAAGGCATATGCTGACACCTTAGTGGGTAGGGAGGCGGTTAGAGAACTTTTGGTCAAGAACTATGACGAACAAGCGATTTCTATATTGAAAACTTTGAACTGGGAAATTGTTGAGGTACCATCTCCTTCTCCTCTTGCATCCCAATTCCTTAACAGACTTATGGCGTTTCAATCTTGGGAGGACAACTCACCCTTCATAATGGGGGTGATGAAGGAAAGATTATTGGAGAAAGAGTTTAATTTAGTATGCCTAGTATGCGGCTGGAGCGATAAGGTGAAAGTTAAGTATTCTCCTTCAAAGTGCCCTAAGTGTGGATCTGTATTCATAGGAGCCTCAGAAACGTCTGAAACGGATTCAATCAAGGCTGTGAGGAAGGCTCTAAAGGGTTATAATTTGGACAAAAATGAGAAGAAATTATTGGAAAATGTGAAGAAAGTTGCTTCTTTCTTTTCCTCCTATGGCAGGAACGCTCTGATAGCCCTAGCTACGCCGGGAGTAGGTCCTTCTAATATAGGCAGAGCTCTAATCAAGCTAGGCGAAGGCGAAGAGCAGTTCTATACAGCCCTTTTAGAGGAGGAAAGGAGATTCTTGAAAAACAGGAAGTTTTGGCAGTAG
- a CDS encoding 50S ribosomal protein L14e — protein MAVIEVGRICVKTRGKDAGKKVVIVDIIDENFVLVTGPKDVNGVKRKRTNILHIDPTDKKIEVNKGATDEEVKNALQQASLLDFQKEVVKPKMTVI, from the coding sequence ATGGCGGTCATAGAAGTAGGTAGAATTTGCGTTAAAACTAGGGGTAAAGACGCAGGAAAGAAAGTCGTAATAGTTGATATAATAGATGAGAATTTCGTTCTGGTGACCGGTCCTAAAGACGTGAACGGAGTAAAGAGGAAGAGGACCAACATACTTCACATAGATCCAACCGATAAGAAAATAGAAGTAAACAAGGGTGCAACAGATGAGGAAGTAAAGAACGCGCTTCAGCAGGCTTCCCTCCTTGACTTCCAGAAGGAAGTCGTGAAGCCAAAGATGACTGTGATTTAG
- a CDS encoding tRNA pseudouridine synthase A, with translation MKLYDFIQSIDSFCSYDNPWTFKTEPEIDESHGSYPDKREINSLIRNGIINVDKPPGPTSHEVAFWIKQRLSLNRVGHGGTLELL, from the coding sequence ATGAAGCTTTACGACTTCATCCAGTCAATTGATTCTTTTTGTTCATATGATAATCCCTGGACGTTCAAGACGGAACCTGAGATAGATGAGTCTCATGGTTCTTATCCAGATAAAAGGGAAATTAACTCGTTAATTAGAAACGGAATAATTAATGTGGATAAACCTCCTGGTCCTACTAGCCACGAGGTAGCCTTCTGGATAAAGCAGAGGCTTTCCCTAAACAGGGTAGGACACGGCGGGACCCTAGAGCTGCTGTAA
- a CDS encoding RNA-guided pseudouridylation complex pseudouridine synthase subunit Cbf5, whose translation MHYVSRSTKEYVCVMQVHSDFEKESLKSWIMKFKGKIYQRPPVRSSVSRKLRTRKIYDIEVTEIEDRLVLMKVISEHGTYMRKLCHDIGILSGYGAHMRELRRTRTGIFDERNLVTMHEFSEAVYMWKNCKDESFIRKIIMPMEIATCGIPKIMVDNNAVSAIAYGAKLTAPGVVGFQQFKKDDVVCVITTKGELVSVGKALMDYRRLAKVDKGEVASTDRVFIDRDVYPKHWGDKDGGSS comes from the coding sequence ATGCATTACGTTTCAAGATCAACCAAGGAGTATGTTTGCGTGATGCAGGTTCACTCTGATTTCGAAAAGGAGAGTTTAAAGAGTTGGATAATGAAATTCAAGGGAAAGATTTACCAAAGACCTCCAGTTAGATCCTCTGTAAGTAGAAAGCTAAGGACTAGGAAGATATACGATATTGAAGTAACTGAAATAGAGGATAGGTTAGTTCTAATGAAGGTAATCTCAGAGCACGGAACATATATGAGAAAGCTATGCCATGACATAGGAATCTTAAGCGGTTATGGAGCTCATATGAGAGAGCTAAGGAGAACTAGAACTGGCATATTCGATGAGAGGAACTTAGTTACCATGCATGAGTTCTCTGAGGCTGTCTACATGTGGAAGAATTGTAAGGATGAATCTTTCATTAGGAAGATAATCATGCCCATGGAGATAGCAACTTGTGGAATCCCTAAAATAATGGTTGATAACAATGCAGTTAGTGCCATAGCTTATGGTGCAAAGTTAACAGCGCCAGGAGTGGTTGGTTTTCAACAGTTCAAAAAGGATGACGTAGTATGCGTAATAACTACCAAAGGGGAGTTGGTTTCCGTAGGCAAGGCTCTAATGGATTATAGAAGGTTAGCAAAGGTTGATAAAGGAGAGGTGGCCAGCACTGACAGAGTATTCATAGATAGGGACGTTTACCCCAAGCATTGGGGTGATAAAGACGGAGGTAGTTCTTGA
- a CDS encoding methyltransferase, producing the protein MIKTEVVLDVIDGIPLSFYSSTGIFSKRKVDVGTRALLENLVIPERGIVADVGCGYGPVGIFLALKNPSLKVIMLDIDPNAVKLSKKNVEINGVSSRVTVMKSDVLSAVNEKLDAIFSNPPLSKGVDFLKKFAKCANDKIKEDGFLEIVVYRGEENVKKEFSPYFPSINVIKRVKGYSIILIKKK; encoded by the coding sequence GTGATAAAGACGGAGGTAGTTCTTGACGTAATTGATGGAATTCCTCTCTCTTTTTATTCTAGTACAGGAATATTTTCCAAGAGAAAAGTGGACGTTGGTACGAGGGCACTCTTGGAGAACCTCGTCATACCGGAGAGAGGTATCGTAGCAGACGTGGGATGTGGTTACGGTCCAGTAGGAATATTTTTAGCATTGAAGAATCCTTCCCTGAAGGTGATCATGTTAGACATAGATCCGAACGCAGTAAAACTTTCAAAGAAAAACGTTGAAATAAATGGAGTGTCCTCCAGAGTCACCGTGATGAAAAGCGATGTTCTTTCAGCCGTAAACGAGAAGCTTGACGCAATCTTCTCCAATCCCCCACTTTCAAAGGGCGTAGATTTCCTAAAGAAGTTCGCCAAGTGTGCTAACGATAAAATCAAGGAAGATGGGTTCTTGGAAATTGTAGTTTACAGGGGTGAAGAAAACGTCAAGAAGGAATTTTCTCCATACTTTCCTAGTATAAATGTGATAAAGAGAGTAAAAGGCTACTCGATAATCTTAATAAAAAAGAAGTGA
- the glmS gene encoding glutamine--fructose-6-phosphate transaminase (isomerizing), translating into MCGIIGIASSKKDRTLTDVLVSSLARLEYRGYDSVGVASLDEGGIDVRKAKGKVVEVVKRKKINEMNGYLFLGHTRWATHGAPNDQNAHPHIDCTGKIAVVHNGTLTNYKELREELESLGHKFRSDTDTEVIPHLVEEFMKRGMDSFSAFKAAISSLKGSYAILMIMEGERRIFFARLDNPLVIGLGEDNKNFVASEYAPFLPFTSTVVTIQDGEVGFVTPSSVYIEKDGKVVDINDRIHKLNFSVISASKGGYSHFMLKEIHESPLAVKETISTMLSDEAVVEASRIISNANRVFVVAAGTSYHAGLFFTRYLNLSSLTAIPVIASEYSSYKAKSGDVVLALSQSGETLDVKMAIKKFRNDGASIISITNVIESTISRESDVKLYMRAGPELGVAATKTFVSQVASLMILKSRVLNEDTSYLAKAPQILEDAVEETEGKMKRWSTLIDFPSVYYLSKGIGVPLAMEGALKIKEVAYVHAEAYPAGESKHGPIALVSEGFPVIFVNPGLDELKVNMEEMKSRGAKIFSISTVNTNLTDNEVIVKSERDLEPFALSPPLQLLAFYVSVNKGIDPDRPRNLAKTVTVE; encoded by the coding sequence ATGTGTGGAATAATAGGAATAGCGTCTAGCAAGAAGGATAGGACGCTAACCGATGTACTAGTGTCTTCTCTTGCAAGACTAGAATACAGAGGTTATGATAGCGTCGGTGTAGCTTCCTTAGACGAGGGAGGAATAGATGTAAGGAAGGCTAAGGGAAAGGTAGTCGAAGTAGTTAAAAGGAAGAAGATAAACGAGATGAATGGATATCTTTTCTTAGGTCATACCAGATGGGCTACACATGGAGCCCCAAACGATCAAAACGCTCACCCTCACATAGATTGCACGGGTAAAATAGCGGTTGTGCATAACGGAACTTTAACCAACTACAAGGAATTGAGGGAAGAGTTGGAATCCCTAGGGCACAAGTTCAGAAGCGACACCGACACTGAGGTTATACCGCATCTTGTAGAGGAGTTCATGAAAAGGGGTATGGACAGTTTCTCTGCCTTTAAGGCTGCTATCTCTTCATTGAAGGGAAGCTATGCAATACTCATGATAATGGAGGGGGAAAGGAGGATATTCTTCGCCAGACTAGACAATCCGCTTGTAATAGGATTAGGCGAGGATAACAAGAACTTCGTTGCTAGTGAGTATGCACCATTTTTACCTTTTACTAGCACAGTTGTTACTATCCAGGACGGGGAGGTAGGTTTCGTTACTCCGTCCTCTGTTTATATTGAAAAAGATGGAAAGGTAGTTGACATAAACGACAGAATTCATAAGTTAAACTTCAGTGTGATCTCTGCCTCTAAAGGAGGATATTCTCACTTTATGTTGAAGGAAATCCACGAGTCACCCTTAGCTGTGAAAGAGACTATTTCCACAATGCTATCAGACGAAGCAGTTGTGGAAGCGTCTAGGATAATCTCGAACGCCAACCGCGTATTCGTAGTTGCAGCTGGAACGAGTTATCACGCAGGTCTCTTCTTTACTAGATATCTTAATCTCTCAAGTCTAACAGCTATTCCAGTTATAGCCTCAGAGTATTCGTCTTACAAGGCTAAGTCCGGAGATGTAGTTTTAGCTTTAAGTCAAAGCGGAGAGACTCTCGACGTTAAAATGGCAATTAAGAAGTTCAGGAACGACGGTGCGTCGATCATTTCAATAACTAATGTGATAGAGAGCACAATCTCTAGAGAAAGTGATGTTAAGTTATACATGAGAGCAGGACCTGAACTCGGTGTTGCGGCAACAAAAACTTTCGTGTCTCAAGTAGCTTCACTTATGATATTAAAGTCCAGAGTTCTAAATGAGGATACAAGTTACTTAGCCAAGGCACCACAGATTTTAGAAGACGCCGTTGAAGAGACCGAGGGTAAGATGAAGAGGTGGAGCACGTTGATAGATTTTCCTTCAGTTTATTACCTTTCCAAAGGTATAGGAGTACCTTTAGCCATGGAAGGAGCCCTAAAGATAAAAGAGGTAGCTTACGTTCATGCAGAGGCATATCCAGCAGGGGAAAGCAAGCACGGACCAATAGCTTTGGTTTCTGAAGGTTTCCCTGTAATCTTCGTCAATCCTGGTTTGGATGAACTTAAAGTAAACATGGAGGAAATGAAGTCTCGCGGTGCCAAGATCTTCTCCATTTCAACAGTGAACACTAATTTGACCGACAACGAAGTCATAGTAAAATCTGAGAGAGATCTAGAACCTTTTGCTCTTTCTCCGCCATTGCAGCTTTTGGCGTTTTACGTTTCAGTGAACAAGGGAATAGATCCGGATAGACCAAGGAACTTAGCTAAGACGGTGACAGTAGAATGA